One genomic region from Leptolyngbyaceae cyanobacterium JSC-12 encodes:
- a CDS encoding transposase, IS1 family (IMG reference gene:2510094769~PFAM: IS1 transposase; Insertion element protein): MVLEPVHCPTCNSTNIVKHGKTAEGKQRYKCRNSECTRHSFVLEYSYRGYLPDVKQQICEMALNGSGIRDTARVLRISPTTVIEELKKDRHLEQINRSLLEQLEPTAVTIAKHIEEAEADEMWSFVRCKKQERWLWHAIDHQTGQVLAYVLADHQDQALVELKALLAPFGVQTFYTDGWGAYARLFDEDQHVVGKQNTQKIERKHLTLRTRIKRLARKTICFSKSERLHDIVIGLFINRYEFGRVV, translated from the coding sequence ATGGTACTCGAACCTGTACACTGTCCCACTTGCAACAGCACTAACATCGTCAAACATGGCAAGACGGCTGAAGGCAAACAACGATATAAATGTCGGAATTCCGAATGCACTCGCCATAGCTTTGTTCTGGAGTATTCCTACCGAGGTTACTTACCTGATGTGAAACAACAGATTTGTGAGATGGCACTCAATGGCAGCGGAATTCGCGATACTGCACGAGTACTCAGAATTAGTCCGACTACTGTCATTGAAGAATTAAAAAAAGATCGTCATCTTGAACAGATCAATCGATCATTGTTGGAACAACTGGAGCCAACAGCTGTGACCATTGCCAAACACATCGAAGAAGCCGAAGCAGACGAGATGTGGAGCTTTGTCCGGTGTAAAAAACAGGAACGTTGGCTGTGGCATGCCATTGACCATCAGACGGGGCAGGTATTGGCGTATGTGCTGGCAGACCATCAAGACCAAGCGTTGGTCGAGTTAAAAGCATTGTTAGCACCGTTTGGGGTTCAAACCTTTTATACCGATGGATGGGGAGCCTATGCTCGCTTGTTCGATGAAGACCAGCATGTGGTTGGTAAACAGAATACACAGAAAATTGAGCGCAAGCATTTGACGTTACGAACCCGAATTAAGCGATTAGCTCGCAAGACGATCTGCTTCTCCAAGTCCGAACGGCTACATGACATTGTGATTGGGTTGTTCATCAATCGCTATGAATTTGGACGGGTAGTTTGA
- a CDS encoding putative nucleoside-diphosphate sugar epimerase (IMG reference gene:2510094770~PFAM: NmrA-like family): MYLVTGATGGLGKRIVRLLRSRDLPVRAFVRLTSQFAELENRGAEVFIGDLKQERDIQKACQGARYIISAHGSNEASGGAATLDYRANIDLIDAAKGVNIEHFVFISVLGSDRGYEDAPVFKAKFAVEKYLQTSGLPYTILRPSGFASNLLPLAERFRQTGIYLLIGDPQNRSSVISTDDLAQIAVDSVQVQAARNKIFPVGGPEILKREDIPHIFARVFNREPWILNPPLLVFDGLRGVLNWVNRDLSSSLGTLRALLANEFFCTPEEVATLESTFNLKLETLENFLRRYLGV; the protein is encoded by the coding sequence ATGTATTTAGTCACCGGAGCTACTGGAGGATTGGGAAAGCGCATCGTCAGGCTGTTGCGATCGCGTGACTTACCCGTCCGAGCCTTTGTGCGTTTAACATCTCAGTTCGCTGAATTAGAAAATCGCGGAGCTGAAGTGTTTATTGGCGATTTGAAACAGGAACGGGATATTCAAAAAGCCTGTCAGGGTGCACGATACATCATTAGTGCTCATGGCTCCAATGAGGCTTCAGGAGGGGCTGCAACCCTGGATTATCGCGCCAATATTGATCTGATTGATGCAGCAAAAGGGGTAAATATTGAGCATTTCGTGTTTATTTCGGTGTTGGGCAGCGATCGCGGTTACGAAGATGCACCCGTATTCAAAGCCAAATTCGCGGTTGAAAAATATCTCCAAACAAGCGGTTTACCCTATACAATTTTGCGCCCGTCTGGATTTGCTTCCAACCTGTTGCCATTAGCAGAGCGGTTCCGGCAAACAGGCATTTATCTCTTGATTGGCGATCCCCAAAACCGCTCCTCCGTTATCAGCACAGATGACTTAGCTCAAATTGCAGTGGATTCAGTGCAGGTGCAGGCGGCACGTAACAAAATCTTCCCCGTGGGTGGTCCAGAAATTCTTAAACGAGAAGATATTCCCCACATTTTTGCACGGGTGTTTAATCGTGAACCCTGGATTCTGAATCCACCCTTGCTGGTGTTTGATGGGTTGCGGGGGGTGCTTAATTGGGTAAACCGTGACCTCAGTTCATCCCTGGGAACCTTGCGGGCACTGCTAGCAAACGAGTTTTTCTGTACCCCTGAAGAAGTGGCTACCCTCGAATCGACCTTCAATCTTAAACTAGAAACACTGGAGAACTTTCTACGACGATATTTGGGTGTATGA
- a CDS encoding hypothetical protein (IMG reference gene:2510094771) — protein sequence MREASDFDLAIIDFSIPSRRYQILIDGPELISQLKQQLPNPPIFILIPSFASIAV from the coding sequence ATGCGAGAAGCCAGCGATTTTGACCTTGCTATCATTGATTTTTCTATCCCCTCTCGCCGTTATCAGATACTAATAGATGGACCAGAATTAATTAGTCAACTCAAGCAGCAATTACCAAACCCTCCAATTTTCATTCTGATACCATCATTTGCATCCATTGCAGTGTGA
- a CDS encoding fatty-acid desaturase (IMG reference gene:2510094772~PFAM: Fatty acid desaturase), whose translation MTSNRFDTDLQAGQSQSFALNWTNILFFATFHLIALSAPWFFSWSALGVALCLHWLFGSVGICLGYHRLLTHRSFQVPKPLEYAIAVIGSLALQGGPIFWVAGHRKHHLYTEDIDKDPYSARRGFWWSHMLWLFYKRADVFDHNAYRQYAPDLDRDVFYRWLDRYFLLLQIPLGVVLYLLGGWSFVLYGVFVRSVLLWHSTWLINSATHMTGYRTYEPADNSRNLWWAALLTYGEGWHNNHHAYPNVAKAGWKWWEIDMTWWVIAALKRLGLARKVVLPPVQS comes from the coding sequence ATGACTTCTAATAGGTTTGATACTGACCTGCAAGCTGGTCAGTCCCAGTCCTTCGCCTTAAACTGGACAAACATCTTGTTTTTTGCCACATTTCATCTGATTGCACTATCGGCACCGTGGTTTTTTTCCTGGTCTGCGCTGGGAGTTGCTTTGTGCCTTCATTGGTTGTTTGGTAGTGTCGGGATCTGCCTTGGCTATCACCGCTTGTTAACGCATCGCAGTTTCCAGGTGCCCAAACCACTTGAATATGCGATCGCAGTCATTGGCTCGTTGGCATTACAGGGAGGTCCAATCTTCTGGGTAGCTGGGCATCGTAAACATCACCTCTACACTGAAGATATTGATAAAGATCCGTATTCCGCCCGTCGAGGATTTTGGTGGAGCCATATGCTGTGGCTGTTTTACAAACGTGCGGATGTTTTTGATCATAATGCTTATCGTCAGTACGCTCCAGACCTGGACCGAGATGTCTTCTACCGCTGGTTAGATCGCTACTTCTTGCTATTGCAAATTCCCTTGGGAGTTGTGTTGTATTTACTGGGTGGTTGGTCATTTGTCCTGTACGGAGTGTTTGTCCGGTCAGTATTGCTGTGGCATAGTACCTGGTTGATTAACTCCGCTACTCACATGACTGGTTATCGCACCTATGAGCCAGCCGATAATTCTCGCAATCTCTGGTGGGCGGCGTTACTGACCTATGGTGAAGGCTGGCATAATAATCATCATGCCTATCCCAATGTGGCTAAGGCTGGTTGGAAATGGTGGGAAATTGATATGACTTGGTGGGTGATTGCAGCCTTGAAACGGTTGGGGTTGGCTCGGAAAGTGGTATTGCCGCCTGTTCAAAGCTGA
- a CDS encoding transcriptional regulator (IMG reference gene:2510094773~PFAM: Bacterial regulatory proteins, tetR family; Phage integrase family), which produces MPPQNPTRQKLIHTALELFTSHGVTATTTRQIADSAGVNEVTLFRHFGSKHGLLLAVIEEAAVFTQLGQTLVQQANQTGNIYQALKDYATACLQALDRVPEVVRSVVGEAGSFPSENRAALGRGFSQANHYVAEYFQTVIERGQLHTHLPAEKLASLLNGMLLGYAVIEFTSEFHNLWQDRNDFLENLVTLFLFGAVTPSSEFVLAASPPSAPHILSAEVETANLADLPADIVHLILQKAKKTGVQEYALAYVLFGAGLSSVAIVQLMRSQYVCDPHQQFLRLADPQQRQVPINQWIMGKRYGSYTRNPLTQWLKSRKDNHPHLFLNKAGEPLSEAELQQYWQGWTEGLTTIEGNPLVLEQAQQTWCIEMLMKGISLESLSILTGWEQAKLQPYADRARKKIALEEAMRLDQKV; this is translated from the coding sequence ATGCCTCCACAAAATCCTACGCGACAAAAGCTCATCCACACAGCGCTTGAGCTGTTTACGTCTCACGGTGTTACAGCAACAACCACTCGGCAAATTGCCGATTCTGCAGGCGTGAATGAAGTTACCTTATTCCGCCATTTTGGTAGCAAGCATGGCTTGCTTTTAGCTGTGATTGAGGAAGCTGCTGTCTTTACTCAATTAGGGCAAACCCTAGTTCAACAGGCAAATCAAACTGGAAATATATACCAAGCACTGAAGGATTATGCTACAGCCTGTTTGCAGGCTCTTGATCGAGTCCCTGAAGTGGTGCGATCAGTGGTGGGAGAGGCGGGCAGTTTTCCATCTGAAAATCGGGCGGCGTTGGGACGGGGTTTTAGTCAAGCAAATCACTATGTAGCTGAGTACTTTCAAACGGTGATTGAGCGGGGACAGTTGCATACCCATCTCCCGGCTGAAAAACTTGCCAGCTTGTTGAATGGGATGTTGCTGGGCTACGCCGTGATTGAGTTTACAAGTGAATTTCACAATCTCTGGCAAGACCGCAATGATTTTCTGGAAAATTTAGTGACGTTATTCCTGTTTGGGGCTGTCACACCTTCATCAGAGTTTGTGCTTGCGGCTTCCCCCCCCTCTGCGCCTCATATCCTATCTGCTGAGGTTGAAACGGCGAACCTGGCTGATTTACCTGCTGACATAGTTCATTTAATTTTGCAGAAAGCTAAAAAAACTGGAGTTCAGGAGTATGCCTTAGCCTATGTGTTGTTTGGGGCTGGGCTAAGTTCTGTTGCAATTGTTCAGCTTATGCGATCGCAGTATGTTTGTGATCCGCATCAACAATTTTTGCGACTTGCCGATCCGCAGCAACGTCAGGTTCCTATCAACCAATGGATTATGGGTAAACGCTATGGCTCCTATACTCGTAATCCCCTCACTCAGTGGTTGAAAAGCCGCAAAGACAACCACCCTCACTTATTCTTGAACAAAGCAGGCGAACCGCTGTCTGAGGCAGAGCTTCAGCAATATTGGCAAGGCTGGACTGAAGGATTAACCACAATTGAGGGCAATCCTCTCGTGCTTGAACAGGCTCAGCAAACCTGGTGTATCGAAATGCTAATGAAGGGGATCAGTCTGGAGAGTTTATCTATCCTGACTGGTTGGGAACAAGCCAAGCTGCAACCCTATGCAGACCGGGCAAGGAAGAAGATTGCCCTGGAAGAAGCCATGCGTTTAGATCAAAAAGTTTAG